In Rhizobium sp. N324, a single genomic region encodes these proteins:
- a CDS encoding pirin family protein, with the protein MSIRPVKHESTATPTMEGAGVKLHRVFGFGDPAMTDPFLMMDDFRNDNPEEYIRGFPWHPHRGIETITYVLAGTVEHGDSLGNRGLLGAGDIQWMTAGSGIMHQEMPKGDFAGRMHGFQLWANLPSSLKMTAPRYQDVKSADIPVVVDDDGTAVRVICGDFWGKAGPVDGVAAEPIYLDVSVPPGRKKRLPVDTYRNAFAYIFAGSGTFRDASKPFGVRVEKEVDGEELNIRDMSGNRTLVVFDSGDEVTVQAGDQGIRFLLVSGKPIEEPVAWHGPIVMNSREEIMQAMRELQNGTFIKAAH; encoded by the coding sequence ATGTCGATCCGCCCCGTCAAACATGAAAGTACCGCCACACCGACCATGGAAGGCGCGGGCGTGAAGCTGCACCGCGTCTTCGGCTTCGGCGATCCTGCGATGACCGATCCCTTTCTGATGATGGACGATTTCCGCAATGACAATCCGGAGGAATATATTCGCGGTTTCCCATGGCACCCGCATCGCGGCATCGAGACAATCACCTATGTGCTTGCCGGCACCGTCGAACACGGCGACAGCCTTGGCAACCGTGGCCTGCTCGGCGCCGGCGATATCCAGTGGATGACGGCGGGCAGCGGCATCATGCACCAGGAAATGCCGAAGGGCGATTTCGCCGGCCGCATGCACGGTTTCCAGCTCTGGGCAAACCTGCCCTCCTCGCTGAAGATGACGGCGCCGCGCTATCAGGACGTCAAATCCGCCGATATCCCTGTCGTCGTCGATGATGACGGCACGGCCGTGCGGGTGATCTGCGGCGATTTCTGGGGCAAGGCCGGTCCCGTCGACGGCGTTGCCGCCGAGCCGATCTATCTCGACGTCTCGGTGCCGCCCGGCAGGAAGAAGCGTCTGCCGGTCGACACCTATCGCAACGCCTTCGCCTATATCTTCGCCGGCTCCGGCACCTTTCGCGATGCGTCGAAACCCTTCGGCGTGCGCGTCGAGAAGGAAGTCGACGGTGAGGAGTTGAACATTCGCGACATGTCCGGCAACCGCACGCTCGTGGTCTTCGACAGCGGCGACGAAGTGACGGTGCAGGCGGGCGACCAGGGCATCCGTTTCCTGCTTGTGTCAGGCAAGCCAATCGAGGAGCCGGTCGCATGGCACGGCCCGATCGTGATGAACTCGCGCGAGGAAATCATGCAGGCGATGCGCGAACTGCAGAACGGCACCTTCATCAAGGCGGCGCATTGA